In Leptospira harrisiae, a genomic segment contains:
- the pepN gene encoding aminopeptidase N, whose product MTPSSSLVHKLEDYKPSPWLTPKLELRFDLDLHMTVVRADYDVVLSSETIQPLFLNGESLEFLSLRIDGAIVEPSEYQISPTGILILHPPKPNFRLTIENRISPAGNTSLEGLYKSGSMLCTQNEPEGFRKIVYSIDRPDNMMRFRVTIAGDLTLFPVMLSNGNLLEERVDAGKKEVIWEDPFPKPSYLFALVAGELVETKDTFITQSGRDITLKIYVEKGNEEKVSFAFESLKKAMRWDEDTFGLEYDLDLFMIVAVEDFNMGAMENKGLNLFNAKLVLADKKSATDESFEAILAVIAHEYFHNWTGNRVTLRNWFNLTLKEGLTVFRDQWFTEDMTDPAVKRIKDVLFLKEFQFPEDQGPMSHPILPKSYKEMNNFYTVTVYEKGAEVIRLVSELIGREKFKRGLKHYLSKYDGQGVTFEEFVSSMEEAAGNQIPYLRNWYHRSGTPLLSVKEHYAKDSNEWILDITDTGGNEYPLVFSNSLAVFDKEGQILKEEKRLMSGVRDQIRISALDTNGTKPIVSLFRSLSSPIRLDYNQSEEEKQILAKVETDGVSRFFAFQNLIFDWFQKSIVSGQEEYFSIILETIADSFGRNWDKTYHSFYLSFPGLTQISENIGCYEFQKIQKLRVWAVQTISTTFTNQFQVLFEENRKTIPIQTKEEIGKRRLKNISLYYLLYDATRKFERLAVAEQREAKHMSEEVSALKFLIEVDSKEKEKSVNLFFDKWKQDSLVLDIWFAAQVGTGENRLEITEQLENHPQFNVRNPNKVRSLYFSLARNPLTFHKEDGSGYSFLAKRIKILNEINPQMAAALTKLYSPVSKQKGELPQIAKRELETLASLPNLSKELGEIVGTILSSL is encoded by the coding sequence ATGACTCCATCCTCCTCTCTCGTCCATAAGTTAGAAGACTACAAACCAAGCCCCTGGTTAACCCCTAAATTAGAACTAAGATTTGATTTGGATCTACACATGACAGTTGTCAGAGCCGATTATGATGTGGTTCTTTCTTCCGAAACAATTCAGCCATTATTTCTCAATGGTGAGTCTTTGGAGTTTTTGTCTTTACGTATTGATGGTGCGATTGTCGAGCCCAGCGAATACCAAATCTCTCCCACCGGAATTTTAATTCTACATCCCCCTAAACCCAACTTTCGGCTCACAATTGAAAATCGTATTTCACCGGCTGGGAATACATCTTTGGAAGGTTTATACAAATCAGGTTCAATGTTATGTACTCAGAATGAACCAGAAGGTTTTAGAAAGATTGTTTATTCGATCGATCGACCTGACAATATGATGCGTTTTCGTGTGACCATTGCCGGAGATTTGACCCTTTTTCCTGTGATGTTGTCCAACGGGAATTTGTTAGAAGAAAGAGTTGATGCTGGAAAAAAAGAAGTTATTTGGGAAGACCCGTTTCCCAAACCTTCTTATCTTTTTGCACTTGTTGCAGGGGAATTAGTAGAAACTAAAGATACATTTATCACTCAGTCAGGAAGAGATATCACTCTGAAGATTTATGTGGAAAAAGGTAACGAAGAAAAAGTAAGCTTTGCATTTGAATCTTTAAAAAAAGCAATGCGCTGGGATGAAGATACTTTTGGGTTAGAATATGATCTTGATTTGTTTATGATTGTTGCTGTAGAAGATTTTAATATGGGAGCAATGGAAAACAAGGGTCTAAATTTATTTAACGCCAAACTAGTGCTTGCTGATAAAAAATCAGCAACAGATGAAAGTTTTGAAGCCATTCTCGCAGTGATTGCACATGAATATTTTCATAACTGGACTGGGAATCGTGTGACACTTCGGAATTGGTTCAACCTTACTTTAAAAGAAGGCCTTACCGTTTTTAGGGACCAATGGTTCACGGAAGATATGACAGACCCTGCTGTCAAACGAATCAAAGATGTTTTGTTTTTAAAAGAATTTCAGTTTCCAGAAGACCAAGGACCCATGTCTCATCCAATACTACCAAAATCCTATAAGGAGATGAATAATTTTTATACAGTGACTGTATATGAAAAAGGAGCAGAAGTCATTCGTTTGGTCTCAGAGCTCATTGGTAGAGAGAAATTTAAAAGAGGACTAAAACATTATCTTTCTAAATATGATGGTCAAGGAGTCACATTCGAAGAATTTGTTTCCTCAATGGAAGAAGCTGCCGGCAATCAAATTCCTTATTTACGCAACTGGTACCACAGAAGTGGAACTCCCTTACTTTCCGTGAAAGAACATTACGCAAAGGACTCTAATGAATGGATTTTAGATATTACTGATACTGGTGGAAACGAATATCCATTAGTATTTTCGAATTCCTTGGCTGTTTTTGATAAGGAAGGACAGATACTCAAAGAAGAAAAACGTTTGATGAGCGGAGTCCGGGATCAAATTCGAATTTCCGCATTGGATACAAATGGAACAAAACCAATTGTATCTTTGTTTCGATCTCTATCAAGTCCTATCAGGTTAGATTACAATCAATCTGAAGAGGAAAAACAAATTTTAGCAAAGGTTGAGACGGATGGAGTTTCACGTTTTTTTGCTTTTCAAAATCTGATTTTCGATTGGTTTCAAAAATCCATAGTTTCTGGCCAAGAAGAATACTTCTCAATTATTTTGGAAACCATTGCAGATTCTTTTGGAAGGAATTGGGACAAAACCTATCATAGTTTTTATTTATCCTTTCCTGGTTTAACACAGATTAGTGAAAACATTGGTTGTTATGAATTTCAGAAAATTCAAAAGTTAAGAGTGTGGGCAGTCCAAACCATCTCAACCACTTTTACCAATCAGTTTCAAGTTTTATTCGAGGAAAATCGAAAAACCATTCCTATACAAACAAAGGAAGAAATTGGTAAACGAAGATTAAAGAATATTAGTTTGTATTATCTTCTTTATGATGCTACAAGAAAGTTTGAACGATTAGCCGTGGCGGAACAAAGGGAAGCTAAACACATGAGTGAAGAAGTTTCGGCACTGAAATTTCTAATCGAAGTAGATTCTAAAGAAAAAGAAAAATCAGTAAACTTGTTTTTTGATAAATGGAAACAGGATAGTTTGGTTTTAGATATTTGGTTTGCCGCCCAAGTGGGAACAGGTGAGAACCGATTGGAAATCACCGAACAGTTAGAAAATCATCCACAGTTTAACGTTCGTAATCCGAACAAAGTTCGATCCTTGTATTTTAGTTTGGCAAGAAATCCATTGACCTTTCATAAAGAAGATGGGAGCGGGTATTCTTTTTTAGCTAAACGAATTAAAATTTTAAACGAGATTAATCCACAAATGGCAGCTGCTCTCACCAAATTATATTCTCCCGTTTCAAAACAAAAAGGAGAACTTCCGCAGATTGCCAAACGTGAGCTTGAAACTCTTGCCTCTCTCCCCAATCTTTCGAAAGAATTAGGGGAGATCGTTGGCACCATTCTCAGTTCACTTTAA
- a CDS encoding RNA recognition motif domain-containing protein yields the protein MISKKIYVGNLKFTLKEENIRQIFSVYGVIQDLKMIHDRETGNFRGFAFITYANEEEAEEAVTQMNGQPVDGRNLKVTFAEDKRKEKQN from the coding sequence ATGATTTCTAAGAAAATATATGTGGGAAATTTGAAATTTACCCTTAAGGAAGAAAATATACGCCAGATATTCTCCGTTTACGGAGTGATCCAAGATCTGAAAATGATTCACGACCGGGAAACTGGGAATTTTAGAGGGTTTGCTTTTATCACTTACGCCAATGAAGAAGAGGCAGAAGAGGCAGTCACTCAAATGAATGGACAACCTGTTGATGGAAGGAATCTCAAGGTAACATTTGCTGAGGATAAAAGAAAAGAAAAACAGAACTAA